The proteins below are encoded in one region of Levilactobacillus namurensis:
- the thiD gene encoding bifunctional hydroxymethylpyrimidine kinase/phosphomethylpyrimidine kinase — protein sequence MTNEFPQTLTIAGTDSGGGAGIMADLKTMQERHVFGTAVVVAVTAQNTLGVQDFMALPKQLIDEQFASLAADFKIRACKTGMLADAEHVHIVVENLKKYHFGPLTVDPVMIAKGGAALLADDAVATVQKELVPLADVLTPNLPEAQRLTGLTITTSEEMEQAAVKLQEMGAKNVLIKGGHEATPDKASDFVLLADGRSFWLSAPRIDTVRTHGTGDTLSSCITAELAKGTDFESAIRLGKDYVTAAIAHPIEVGHGHGPLNHWAYGQGGTI from the coding sequence ATGACCAATGAATTTCCACAAACACTAACCATCGCGGGAACTGATAGTGGCGGCGGTGCCGGGATCATGGCCGACTTGAAGACCATGCAGGAACGCCACGTCTTCGGGACGGCGGTGGTCGTGGCGGTGACGGCCCAGAATACGCTGGGGGTCCAAGATTTCATGGCGCTACCTAAGCAGCTGATCGACGAACAATTCGCGTCTTTGGCCGCTGATTTTAAGATTCGGGCCTGCAAGACGGGGATGCTGGCGGATGCCGAACACGTCCATATCGTGGTTGAGAACTTGAAGAAGTACCACTTCGGTCCGTTGACGGTCGATCCCGTCATGATCGCCAAGGGGGGCGCGGCGTTGTTAGCCGATGATGCGGTTGCTACGGTCCAAAAGGAGCTGGTACCGCTGGCCGACGTCTTGACGCCCAACCTGCCGGAAGCCCAACGCCTCACGGGGCTGACCATCACGACTTCGGAAGAGATGGAACAGGCCGCTGTCAAGCTCCAGGAAATGGGGGCCAAGAACGTCCTGATCAAGGGCGGTCACGAGGCCACACCGGATAAGGCCAGTGACTTCGTGCTGTTGGCCGACGGGCGGTCGTTCTGGTTAAGTGCACCGCGAATCGATACGGTGCGGACCCACGGAACTGGCGACACCCTGTCGTCGTGCATCACGGCCGAGCTTGCCAAGGGGACGGACTTCGAGAGCGCCATTCGGTTAGGGAAGGACTACGTGACCGCGGCCATCGCCCATCCAATCGAGGTGGGCCACGGTCACGGACCGTTGAATCATTGGGCTTACGGACAAGGAGGCACCATCTAA
- the thiE gene encoding thiamine phosphate synthase, whose product MSVTFEPGLLRAYFVAGSQDVPGKDLRVVLAEMLQAGITAYQFRDKGASTLTPAERLALGRDLRDQCRAASVPFIVDDDVDMALALDADGVHVGQSDERIQQVLAATKDRQMFVGLSCSTSAEVAAANQLTGLAYIGSGPIYPTVSKDDADPVIGTAGLQALVAQANVPIVAIGGVTQESLPAIAQTGAAGVAVITLLTRNPQPERAVQGMLAAF is encoded by the coding sequence ATGTCAGTGACGTTTGAACCAGGCCTATTACGGGCCTACTTTGTAGCGGGGAGCCAAGACGTTCCCGGAAAAGACCTCCGCGTGGTTTTAGCGGAGATGTTACAAGCCGGCATCACGGCCTACCAGTTCCGCGATAAGGGCGCCAGCACCCTGACGCCCGCGGAACGACTCGCGTTAGGTCGCGACTTGCGCGACCAGTGCCGGGCGGCCAGCGTGCCGTTTATCGTCGATGACGACGTCGACATGGCCCTGGCGTTGGACGCGGATGGCGTCCACGTGGGCCAGAGCGACGAACGGATCCAACAGGTCTTGGCGGCCACGAAAGACCGGCAGATGTTCGTGGGACTGTCCTGTTCGACGTCGGCGGAAGTCGCGGCGGCGAACCAGTTAACGGGCTTAGCCTACATCGGTAGTGGGCCCATCTACCCCACGGTCTCCAAGGACGATGCCGACCCCGTGATTGGAACGGCGGGCCTGCAGGCCTTGGTGGCCCAGGCCAACGTGCCAATCGTGGCCATCGGCGGGGTCACCCAAGAGTCGTTGCCGGCGATTGCCCAGACCGGTGCGGCGGGGGTCGCGGTGATCACGCTGCTGACCCGCAACCCGCAACCGGAACGCGCGGTTCAGGGGATGCTGGCGGCGTTTTAG
- a CDS encoding ATP-binding cassette domain-containing protein translates to MSFLELKDIHKSYRMNKSEFPVLKGISLKFDRGEFVSILGESGGGKTTLMNIIGGLDAQYEGDVLLNGQSLRQASTKQLDTYRRQTIGFIFQNFNLISHLSILDNVMVSLQMTKLSRKEQRDRATDLLDQVGLKEHRHKHPNQLSGGQKQRVAIARALASDPDIIIADEPTGALDSQNTKEILALMDDIAASGKLVICVTHSQEVADHGTRIVHMADGVIDHDTALKDPFPVKDGAEMPAKHLGFGATVRMALQHMRYNLGRNLLIIFGASIGIFSVILMLGLGKGVKGYINHEIYSQIKPTAVQVAQKTDSENVKKLEIKDADVQRLKKLSHVKKVQPGFFTQGAQVQSNGTTSTAQLVQTVSDQLLAKSVKKGTRPATGEVMLGKAFAQKFNKKHPYRLIGKKVKVSLTAMDQHHLPVVMTKTLKVSGVSDGSGGQVQTNLQTIKNMYQSKDLTFRANFATVMIDSLSNVTKVQDKIRTLKNSDGKAQYQLTGAGAIVSTLNTYIQLAFYVLAAIAGISLLVSAIMIIVVLYISVSERTKEIGILRALGVRKRDVKNLFLSEAFFLGLFSSILALVFTELVALFANSIANKYIGYAIVSVTGNYLVFGIVVSVVISLIAALAPSSRAAKLDPIEALAYE, encoded by the coding sequence ATGAGCTTTCTAGAGCTAAAGGATATCCACAAGTCCTACCGGATGAACAAGTCGGAGTTCCCCGTGTTGAAGGGCATCAGCCTTAAGTTCGACCGCGGCGAGTTCGTGTCGATCTTGGGCGAGTCCGGTGGCGGGAAGACCACTTTGATGAACATCATCGGTGGGTTGGACGCCCAGTATGAAGGAGACGTGCTGCTCAACGGCCAATCGTTGCGCCAGGCGTCCACCAAGCAACTGGATACTTACCGGCGCCAGACGATTGGGTTTATCTTCCAGAACTTTAACCTGATTAGCCACTTAAGCATCCTGGATAACGTGATGGTCTCCCTCCAGATGACCAAGCTCAGCCGCAAGGAGCAGCGCGACCGGGCCACGGACCTGTTGGACCAGGTCGGCTTAAAAGAACACCGGCACAAGCACCCCAACCAACTGTCCGGGGGCCAGAAGCAACGGGTCGCCATCGCGCGGGCGTTAGCGTCGGACCCGGACATCATCATCGCCGACGAACCGACCGGGGCGCTGGATTCCCAGAACACGAAGGAAATCTTGGCGTTGATGGACGACATTGCGGCCAGTGGGAAGTTGGTCATTTGTGTGACCCACTCCCAGGAAGTCGCCGACCACGGGACGCGTATCGTGCACATGGCCGACGGGGTCATCGACCACGATACCGCGCTAAAGGACCCGTTCCCGGTCAAGGACGGCGCTGAGATGCCGGCCAAACACTTGGGCTTCGGTGCCACGGTCCGAATGGCCTTGCAACATATGCGCTATAACCTGGGACGCAACCTGCTGATTATTTTCGGGGCCTCCATCGGGATCTTCAGTGTCATCCTGATGCTGGGGCTGGGAAAAGGGGTCAAGGGCTACATTAATCATGAAATCTATTCGCAGATTAAGCCCACCGCCGTTCAGGTGGCTCAGAAGACCGATAGTGAGAACGTGAAGAAACTCGAGATCAAGGACGCCGACGTGCAGCGACTGAAAAAGCTGTCCCACGTGAAGAAGGTCCAACCGGGCTTCTTCACTCAGGGGGCCCAGGTCCAGAGTAACGGGACCACCTCAACGGCGCAGTTGGTCCAGACGGTCAGTGACCAGTTGCTGGCTAAGAGTGTCAAGAAGGGTACCCGACCAGCGACCGGTGAAGTCATGCTGGGTAAGGCCTTCGCCCAGAAGTTCAATAAGAAGCACCCGTACCGCCTGATTGGTAAGAAGGTCAAGGTCTCGTTGACGGCGATGGATCAACACCATTTGCCAGTCGTGATGACCAAGACGCTTAAGGTCAGCGGGGTCAGTGACGGGAGCGGCGGTCAGGTTCAGACCAACCTCCAGACCATCAAGAACATGTACCAGAGCAAGGACTTGACCTTCCGGGCCAACTTCGCGACGGTCATGATCGATTCCTTGAGCAACGTCACGAAGGTTCAGGATAAGATCCGGACGTTGAAGAACAGTGACGGCAAGGCCCAGTATCAACTGACGGGGGCGGGCGCCATCGTCTCGACGCTGAACACCTACATCCAGTTGGCGTTCTACGTCTTGGCTGCGATTGCCGGCATCTCGCTGTTAGTCTCCGCCATCATGATCATCGTGGTGCTGTACATCAGCGTCTCCGAGCGGACCAAGGAAATCGGGATTCTGCGGGCGTTAGGGGTCCGGAAGCGCGACGTCAAGAATCTGTTCCTGTCGGAAGCCTTCTTCCTGGGACTCTTCTCTAGTATCCTGGCATTAGTCTTTACCGAACTGGTCGCACTCTTCGCGAATAGCATCGCGAATAAGTACATCGGCTACGCCATCGTTTCCGTGACGGGCAATTACCTGGTCTTCGGCATCGTGGTCTCCGTAGTGATCAGTCTGATTGCGGCCCTGGCACCGTCTAGTCGGGCGGCTAAGCTGGATCCAATCGAAGCCTTAGCTTACGAATAA